The genomic window GTCCCTCagtgttttttgattttgtttgtaaGCTCTCAAATTCGTTCAAAAGTGTGTATGACTTTCTGCACTGATAAGGTATCAGTAAGACCACGCGTCACGCAATCTTTTTTGGGGCTCACGCGTGCGAGAGTTAATATGTATTATTTGTGCAACtctgtgcgtgtcagtgtgtgtgtgtgtgtgtgtgtgcgggaaGGGGGGGTGTTCAAGTGGgagtttgcgtgcgtgcgtgtgtgtgtgttgaatttCAACATGTGACAGTAGGTCAAAACTGATGTCGAGTCTTGAAGATTTTACTACTTTTCTCATCAGAACCAGCTTCAAGTGCCTGTGGTCAGGAACGCTCTAAACGCCCCAGACATCCACAGGGAAAACGACACGTTGCCTTGAGATTTTGATTGGCAACAGGAAGTGCCTTTGACACTGCTGTTAGTGCGAACACTCGCTGGCACGTCAGGAAGAATAGTTGTCATGTCTTCTTTGTTTCTCGGTCATGTTTTTCTTACGAATACTACTTGTGTAAACTGTCCTTcttaacagagagagaacagaacTAAACTGAACTTGATTTAACAAGGATAAaacttttcttacaatctgtccatgcgcacacacactgaatCCCACACAatcaaatgagagagagagagagagagagagagagagagagagagagagagagagagagagagagagagagagagagagagagagagagatgccaaACTAGATTCTGCACTGGAGAGGAAAATCAACAGACATGTCAATGGTTTTGggttaatttcttttttttaaattgacaaCTCACACATAACAATTTTGATCTAAATGAACACACATGATTCACTGGCCTGATCATTCTTTCAATCTTCTCAAATGCACACAAAATTCatgattctttttttcttttctttttttttacagaaaattATCTTAACACTCTTTTGTACATGTAtcacattttcagcagacaTCCTTGTGGATCGTTTAGTACTGATCTCTAAAACTCTGCCATgttccatttctttctttattttgtgtttaacgtcgttttcaaccacgaaggttatatcacgacgggggaaggggggagatgggatagagccacttgtcgattgtttcttgttcacaaaagcactaatcaaaaatttgctccaggggcttgcaacgtagaacAATATATGATctaactgggagaatgcaagttcccagtacaaaggacttaacatttcttacatataactgcttgactaaaatctttacaaaaattgactatattctttacaagaaacacttaacaagggtaaaaggagaaacagaatccgttagtcgcctcttacgacatgctggggagcatcgggtaaattctttctcgtcccaaccaatatgggactccccctaacccgcggggggtatgttCCATTTGTGAGCTCTCAAATTCTTTCAAAACATtcataaacaaaatcaaaaagcaCTGATCATAGACTGATCAATTATGTGCAGTTCCCGCAAATCAAGATCAAAAGCATTCACACGGTACGAATGACAAGAATCAAGACCCCAAAAAAATCATGCAATCCACACTAAGAGGGAGCACAATAATTCAATAAAACAACAGCATTTACTTCAAAGGAATCAAGAGCAAAgtacatcaggcatgggaattgaaaaaagtaacaaaggctgaacatttgtaagtaatggcaaagttgacggcgcgaagcgcctagccctgctaggggggttcgggggcatgctcccccccaaaaaattttctccaaagaacccaaatggtgcaatatggtgtcttctaagctccaagtttgccattaaattcagtttttagaaccatttatttttttcctcccccatttattttttcggcggacacttttcctttttcggcggaacaaaaagaaaattcggcggaaatttgcctttcggcggacaattcccatgcctggtaaATGCAATGTTGCGTTCATAAATAAACAAGATTATTAAAttacttaacgcccagccgaccacgaagggccatatcagggcggtgctgctttgacatataacgtgcgccacacacaagacagaagtcgcagcacaggcttcatgtctcacccagtcacattattctgacaccggaccaaccagtcctagctctaaccccataatgccagacgccaggcggagcagccactagattgccaattttaaagtcttaggtatgacccggccggggttcgaacccacgacctcccgatcacggggcggacgccttaccactaggccaaccgtttgtttgtttgtttatttgttgcttaacgtccagccgactacgcagagccatatcaggacgaggaagggggggatgaagggggccacttgtcaagcgattcctgtttacaaatgcactaacccattacttgtgtcccagcaggccttagtaaaactaaattaatacctactggaagattaccagtttccagtatgttaaaataggcttaacctatctactgctggacttacatcagaacactaacagattaaactatacatgaatcgcgaaacaagcggcaagagaagagatttttggaaaaaatacaggtgaatgagcaagaaggcagaaaaaagaaaagaattcatgaagaaaaagagagcatgacaggaaagaggaaccaaaaatctacctaacagcaaactagaaagctcctgcggttccaaaaacaggaggggcctttaatttcataaccgcagtgccccactgcgggaaggcCAACCGCGCCCGTCAGATTATTAAATGAGCGATTGAGAACTTTCAGTATTTTAAAGGCCCTCTCCGCCTTGTGAAATTGAAAACAGTTCAGCTTTCCACCTCAGATTTGGCCAAGCTTTAACATGGGTTATtcggacaagaccatccctccacttggtcacataccaaaaatcaacaccctgactgcttgctgtagtgagttggaattttttgatgaattaatttgtgGTAAAGCCACAAGTGGCTCTTAAGAAATGAATTCATTAAGAATATCCCACTGAGCACAGAAATAGAGCACCCAGAATATTCAtttttgtatgtgaccaagtggatggataaTCGTACACATGTGAAACCTGACCTGATCTGATACGGTGAgtcgaactgttttcacgaggcagAGGGGCCTTAaccaattacacattaacatgcttccatttgaaacttcgaggtcgtcatcgtggattgacgcccgaccaaagctaattgaagcccgacggagcgaagcgacggagggcttcaattagactttgggagggcgtcaatccacgatgaagaccgagaagtttcaaatggaagcatgttaatgttattgtaattcaatctgacgacgatctctttcctgctttcatgcgatggtaaacagacagaattggttctgttctgttcacacactactttcagtccacctacctgcaagggtcaagtcccaagaaatatgtctctgtattcctatcttatcactctgctcctgttttgttttatttcacatACATttccccttcttttttgacaggtttctggacagcaaactctaaaacaaattcttttcatcacaaaagcgatctttggaattgactgacgtagtccggaagaattcatgcatcaactgacgtcacgtattcgacgtcatcacttcgcataccttatggtctcggtatttcgttggccttcatatttcctacttgtaaaatgtcaccctcaaagctaaccgagaccagttgaggttgtatcaatgcgcctcaccagcaggtggttaatggcttttttagcgagtggttatcaacaattaatgaccggtaatttttaatgagttggggcattctgaccaatcacaggatctgtttcattaaaacgccaacttgattgaattacaatacaGGATGGCAAATGCTTGAAAACAAGCAGCCAAAGCTAACAATTACTTTGAACAAAATAATGTCTACTTGCTCTCTCCTTTCAGCTCTACCATGTGAAAGCACAAAATGTTTGACAATAAAGACAATTAACTTTTCAATGAATAACAATTTTTTGACCAACAGCTGCACACTTGCCACTATAGGTCATTGGAATTCTCATCACTCGCTGCAAAATCTGGATGAAATTAACAGTTTTATCCTTCAGCACAAACTACTTTTTTCAGTTTATGTCAGTTAAAACAATAACACATGGAAGCAATTATAATATGTATCTTGGCTAAATAATCTGCATCCCAATAATTATAAACATTATCACAGGGAAAGGTAATTTAAGGTGACAGTCGTTTTGGATACACAGGTTTTGAGGATTCACAACCTAAACTCCATTTGACATCCAACATATACCCCAAACATACCTCTGCATCTCTCAgcttctaacacacacacacacacacactggacgtAAAAATGTGTTGGCATACTTGATTAGAAATATTGCACCGAATGTTAGTTACATAATCAAATCACTGTACTTGGCACTAAAATTACATGGAGGAAAAAGAGAGACATGAAGGTTGAAGTTTAATATTAACACCATTACACAAGGAGtaaaagtgacagacagagaagcaatTCTGAAAGTTGGCATTCATCTCACCAAAAGAAAAGATTCTTTGCACAAACATTTCCACTGCCATGAAATGAAATTGACTGCAGACATTAAAACATACGCTGCTCTAGATAATATCAGCAGAGTTACAGTAAAAAGGATTAAAGGTTACAGCAGTTGTGGCAAACAGGAACAGGCCCGAAATACAATACCATCATATTCTAATACCAGTACATAAAGCGGATAGTTTTAGAAACATAATGTAAACTTTCTTCCAAAATGTGCACATAACTcgttttctctttttattttttgggaTTTTCCAGTTTTTATTTGCCAAGACCGCTCGCACAGTAATTTAGAGTGCTTTAATGTGTAACAAATTTTCttccattcttttttttatggTGTAGGGGCAGTGGGGAGTGTTTTGATGAGGGCTATGAAATAATGAAATCTTTAAAAACATTCACATACAAAAAAAGTGAACCAGCAGATAACATCTTCTTAAAATatctttccatgagcctcaagtTCACTGCAGTTGATTAAggcacacaaagaaaaaaggtgtggttaaggtaacatagccaaacaaaatagggtaggaaggtaggcaatcactaatatttttaaaacttttttttctaatgtatacagtatacaaattaaacctacttgacagggaaataagtgtgcgactatGAATATTCTTTTGAACAATTTTGAACTTaccttttaaaaaaacaacaacttaagATCAGAGGAATTCGAGACGAAAACAGTTCATGGCTCAATTGGTGTTTGTGGTTTTCTGCActcattttcttgttttcaaatttgttgttgttgacaaatgtaataaaaagttatagggtcggcccctaaaaatagggtaggtcgggttaccgtaactacacctatttttttttaggcctaataacATATTGTTCAACTTTGATCACTGAAATTACCTACAATCCAAAGGAATATGCTCATAGCACAAATTACGCTGTTAAAATTTACTCTTTCATttgcggacttttttttttaaacatactGGATGACTCACTACTTCCGAGTTTTTCCCGATTAATTAGCAGCCAATAAATAATTGTTGCTTAGAAacttgtatacatgtacaaaatAATCCCCCTCATATGATCTAGAACCATATCTCTTTACACCCATAATTGGTCAGATATGAACTTTACATTTCAAAATTCCAAGTAACAGACAACCAGTATCATTTTTATTATGTACCAACAAGTTAAAGAGTGGAACATCAAAGTTTACCAAGAGAAAACTTGCTAATGTGTCCTGTTTCGGTGCAACTTTAAGTAGAAACTGAGCCCAAAATCACTGAGGATCGATTAGCATGTAGGGCACAATTGTGTTCTTAGACCGCTTTCCTTACTTTGCAGGCCTATTTTAGAGGTTCATTGTTACAGTATGGTATTTCCCTGGGCAACTCACAGCTAGGTTTCCAAACAGAGTATTCAAACTTGactgggtggtttttttcactAACAAACAATCACCGGATTAtctgagacttgcatgatttcatggacaatctttctttctttctttatttggtgtttaacgtcgttttcaaccacgaaggttatatcgcgacggggaaaggggggagatgggatagagccacttgttaattgtttcttgttcacaaaagcactaatcaaaactttgctccaggggcttgcaacgtagtacaatatatgaccttactgggagaatgcaagttttcagtacaaaggacttaacatttcttacatactgcttgactaaaatctttacaaaaattgactatattctatacaagagacacttaacaagggtaaaaggagaaacagaatccgttagtcgcctcttacgacatgctggggagcatcgagtaaattcttccccctaacccactgggggggggggggggggggggggggggggatttcatGGACAACTTACAGTTCAGTAATTAACATACATCAACAAAAGGGATAATGTTTGCATGATCAAGCTTTCACTTCAAAACAACATAATTATCTTTACTTGATTCTGGCTCACTCAACTGCACAcccatccacacaaaaacatatgcacacaaacacacacgcgtaTACATGCACTGTGCACACATGCGCTCACAATTTCTTCACAACAGGAATGTCTCTTGCAGCAGTAGTACTTTTACGGCTGTAGTACTGCTGCTTTGATAAACAACACCACAAGTTAACCTTGTGACGAAAGAAAGACTTGGGTACACACACCTTTGCTGGGATATATTACTACAGTAACTGCAACAGCTGATTGAACTTGAAGCCTAGTGTCTGTATTTTCAGTTCCAGACATTTGACTGACAGTTAAAACAACACTGGACCGAAGTTAATTGAGGTTCACTGCATTTCCAGCTCAAAAGTTTGATGCTCAGAAGCAACACAAAATCTTGAGACCTGCTCAAGATCAGAAATATTCTGGTGTTTTGTGTGGGCAGAGAAGGAATCCAGTAGCGCTAGCAGATTTACACTGTCGAGTCTCACAACCGGTcagcagaaaaaaaagttgaaaaaaagtGAAGAGACATTCATCAAGAGcaaactgtgtgtgtggtgacgGTGTTCCCCACTTGCTGTGTGACTGTTCGGCAGGTCTGACCATGGTGGAAtcctgaaaaaaaaagaaaaaaaccacaaggTAAGTTGGGACCATGAGAAACAGCAATATAACTTCAAATACCAGGAAAGTTAGTTTCCAGAAACTACCCCAAATTAGTAGTAAAATTGTGACAAAAATTCAGCAATTGAGAACAATTTACCGCTACCATGTTTAGTACGTGCAGATGGTTAGTAAACGCAGATTAAGAAAAGCACTAATAATGGCAGCTAGATGAAATACAAAGttacaaaaaaaggaaaatcatACCAACTAAAAGGGAAAATTCCACTAACAACAACTTCAGCTGAAAAtatcaaacaagaagggcaaagcccatacgactcacatgcttgaccttgacctttacatgaccttgaccttcagagtcaaggtcaaataactaaacctagcaatgacatcatacactaagaactgctttacacatttttcctaccaaaatacatgtgaccttgacccaaggtcaaggtcatccaaggtcatgcaacacaaagctgttaattcaagacataggaagtacaatggtgcttattggctctttctaccatgagatatggtcacttttagtggttcactaccttattttggtcacatttcataagggtcaaagtgaccttgaccttgatcatatgtgaccaaatgtgtctcatgatgaaagcataacatgtgccccacataatttttaagtttgaaacagttatcttccatagttcagggtcaaggtcacttcaaaatatgtatacaatccaactttgaagagctcctgtgaccttgaccttgaagcaaggtaaaccaaactggtatcaaaagatggggcttactttgccctatatatcatatataggtgaggtattgaatctcaaaaacttcagagaaaatgtgaaaaatgtgaaaaatagctgttttttagacaacatttatggcccctgcgaccttgaccttgaagcaaggtcaagatgctatgtatgttttttggggccttgtcatcatacaccatcttgccaaatttggtactgatagactgaatagtgtccaagaaatatccaacgttaaagttttccagacggccggccggcggacggacgactcgggtgagtacatagactcacttttgcttcgcatgtgagtcaaaaatgagagCTTCACCCTTTTAGTCTGACAGGTTATTCCCAATACAGAGAatcaaacaagaaaaataaactgGGAGGAAGCAAACTTTCCCAAGCTTGCTGGACCGTCCACCATTTGTGTGAAATGGTCTATAAAGACAAGAAAACAGGTTATTATTTAATTCAAAAGACAGGAAGACAAATATGGGGGAATAAAAAGGTAGAAAAATGAATATTATTTGTTAATGTTAGTCACTACAAACACGTTCATCTGACAAATGTAAATCCCTGTCAGTCTATCAAATTAAAAAAGTGCCCATATGTagaccacaaaaaaacaatgttAAAAGGCAACTGCTCCAAATTCAATGACAGCCTGGCTGCAACTCAAGTGAGACAGCCTGGCTGCGAGTGAGACAGCCCAGTCGCACACCCAGACTATCATGCACAGCTCACCAACACCTCAAAAAACCCACAACGCTTGGCAGCCACCTCCCCCTTCCAACTCACCCGAGTTGTGAGACTGGCCAAAGGTGTTGAGGTTTTGGTGGTGGAAGTTGTGCGGATGATGTCCGTGGTGGTGCTGGTTGTGGAAGTGCTGGTGCTGCTGGCGGTGTTGCTGGTGCTGATGGAAGTGCTGATTAGCATTCTGGCTATACTTATAGTGGCCACCAAACATCGCGTCCTCATCACCATAGGGATCATCATCGAAAAAGTCGCTAAAATCAAAGTGCATACCTCCTCGCTTGACGTTGGCCTGTGCTCCAGCCCTCGCGCCGTGGCCTCGGAAATGAGCCCCGCCAAAAAAGTCATCATCCGCATCCGCAAACAGATCATCAAAGTTGAAGAAGCCTCCATTGCTGAACTTGAACCTGTTTTGCTGATGctggtgatgatgatgttgcTGGTGCTGGTGGTG from Littorina saxatilis isolate snail1 linkage group LG4, US_GU_Lsax_2.0, whole genome shotgun sequence includes these protein-coding regions:
- the LOC138964670 gene encoding dnaJ homolog subfamily B member 9-like isoform X1, yielding MKVPCDPALLLWGTCAVLVAVSDAAEDYYKILGVSRTASDKEIKKAFRKLAVKYHPDKNKEKGAEEKFMEIAQAYEVLSDKEKRKQYDMFGAEGPQGNAGRGGPQGGPHFQSNFNFDEFFKGFDEHFQHHRQHHQHQQHHHHQHQQNRFKFSNGGFFNFDDLFADADDDFFGGAHFRGHGARAGAQANVKRGGMHFDFSDFFDDDPYGDEDAMFGGHYKYSQNANQHFHQHQQHRQQHQHFHNQHHHGHHPHNFHHQNLNTFGQSHNSGFHHGQTCRTVTQQVGNTVTTHTVCS